One segment of Cerasicoccus sp. TK19100 DNA contains the following:
- a CDS encoding DUF6531 domain-containing protein — protein sequence MLRTLLLLPCVLGAQSVNILYDAGLTHPDPTNQGWGGSEVSTPGADISPVDGLIDAPANVGPINDAQGASWQIYDQLASSSLDSPAYPISFEAEQFKALYIHGWEYEFTVKAVQETDFSGFTGWGLTSANDPGWGFTGASARVGFFFGVNGNGSFWVSINSGTKHFLGSGNDFHTIRAIGAPESTEFEWFIDDVSQGLGNLESTGAYEGIIFQAGSSPRIGGAANWKKVSLQSLDEPATAPGGPITGTVLFGGDENFFPENGVNGLLSLSAATSEGVVIKEALSDSGYYWLDIVGLDDVSAGAMVASVAQNGRYQTVPSGSDFATNSVVPVDVPNQYAIVTSRSSEFENYDINAAFGWFPYTDFLAGVASGDGVNPPITKLTASTGITLGDEVIPAGVGVTTVDLTDLGASSTDGLLLVSAAESDDNVALVTAQADGTFTVNVRQNNSSSLEQGAFSFVYLPFADAGQADQPLVALGRVRSDGAVADFGGDFIVTKQSKGRWSLAVTGQTNDTGTLLVSPVGGGPNNADNIVTYEWNESAGVWFIECRDGDFPIVGLDDGATADEIMFNFAFVSKESASPIVQPPKLDLLAARETRANTDSLIGNGIDTASGALIRGVELIRIEGVRPITFEIDYNSLLTSIDGPVGPSWSHNFQARLYGTNGGEITVFWNQHRYSSFEYLDTPEHGLTYRGLDEDVRYASLVARTPDSEYPDSFWILTTQEGDAYHFGADGRLVLVANVIGQPIELTYNDADQLTRLTDPYTEAYISLGYNSDDRIAIIADELGRQVILQYNDAGNLITVPAAVMLESKVWGDSFPATPIPDNNATGISVPIEVTDGGYVSGLTFDALEIQHSDPDQLDVYLTTPSGREITLPLTLTPPDTINMAGLSFTQMPEEDRMGDWTLHLIDNESGLTGSLRAYELSFYSSRRAVTYIYDSENRIIQAIDTLGDQLFAAEYDAQGRIIRQADGRPETPDVTVAYHAIAVSDDIETVYTDALGNDWRFVHDAEQHLLAVRNPLGGTGFFTYDENGNRLTATDANDHTTTFTYTDRGDIASMEDPLGHTTTFTYGDQHDLLTITDALDRTTTFAREDGRLTSVTDDLDFVATKQYYSNGQVSRYSSADGASIDYGLDSKERVSTATNPRNGEIGLPYSDQQTSYDLAGRPITQIDFGGNITTIEYTPTDEVRSQTDPDLNTSRNDYDYRGRLMRSINNLNATTTYSYDGNGNIIASTNAIGEVTTFGYDHDDRLTSITNARGSTITYTYDALGRLTKTTDPLGRTDETVYDAVDNIIARYDPSGTRMLYIDYDARDLPVRMEDALGHVITAEYDAVMRKVSTTDELGRTTTFAYDALDRLVSVTDPQGRTGTNTYYRDDMLDTVTHPVHRRNTSSRATRRTTSSTSSIP from the coding sequence ATGCTACGGACGCTGCTATTGCTTCCCTGCGTCCTTGGCGCCCAATCGGTAAATATCCTTTACGATGCGGGGTTGACTCATCCCGATCCGACCAACCAAGGCTGGGGCGGCAGCGAAGTCTCCACACCGGGCGCGGATATTAGTCCGGTCGACGGGCTCATTGATGCGCCGGCCAACGTCGGCCCGATCAATGACGCGCAAGGCGCTTCCTGGCAGATTTATGACCAACTGGCGTCGAGCAGCCTGGATTCGCCCGCGTATCCGATCAGCTTCGAGGCGGAGCAGTTCAAGGCGCTGTATATCCACGGCTGGGAATACGAGTTTACGGTCAAGGCGGTGCAGGAAACGGACTTTTCCGGCTTCACCGGCTGGGGGCTGACCAGCGCCAATGATCCCGGCTGGGGCTTTACCGGCGCCTCGGCGCGCGTCGGGTTTTTCTTTGGCGTAAACGGCAACGGCAGTTTCTGGGTCAGCATCAATTCCGGGACCAAGCACTTCCTGGGCTCGGGCAACGACTTCCACACGATCCGCGCGATTGGCGCGCCCGAGTCGACAGAGTTTGAGTGGTTCATCGACGACGTGAGCCAAGGCCTCGGTAATTTGGAAAGCACGGGCGCCTACGAGGGCATCATTTTCCAGGCGGGCTCCTCCCCGCGCATTGGCGGCGCGGCGAACTGGAAAAAGGTCTCCCTGCAAAGCCTGGATGAGCCGGCCACTGCGCCCGGCGGCCCGATCACGGGCACAGTCCTCTTTGGCGGCGATGAAAATTTCTTTCCCGAAAACGGCGTCAATGGCCTGCTTTCGCTCTCGGCGGCGACCAGCGAAGGCGTGGTGATCAAGGAAGCGCTCAGCGACTCTGGCTACTACTGGCTGGATATAGTTGGCTTGGACGACGTCAGCGCTGGCGCGATGGTGGCCAGCGTTGCGCAAAACGGCCGTTACCAGACGGTGCCCAGCGGCAGTGATTTCGCGACGAATTCCGTCGTGCCGGTCGATGTGCCCAATCAATACGCCATCGTCACCAGCCGCTCCAGCGAATTCGAAAATTATGATATCAACGCCGCCTTCGGCTGGTTTCCCTACACAGACTTCCTGGCGGGCGTCGCCAGCGGCGATGGCGTTAACCCGCCCATCACGAAGCTGACCGCCTCTACGGGCATTACGCTGGGTGACGAAGTCATTCCGGCGGGCGTCGGCGTGACGACCGTTGACCTGACCGATCTCGGCGCCAGCTCCACCGATGGCCTCCTGCTCGTATCAGCGGCGGAAAGCGACGACAACGTCGCCCTCGTCACTGCCCAAGCGGACGGGACCTTTACGGTGAATGTGCGCCAGAATAATTCGTCCAGCCTGGAGCAAGGCGCGTTCTCGTTCGTCTACCTGCCCTTTGCCGACGCCGGTCAAGCCGACCAACCGCTGGTCGCGCTGGGCCGCGTGCGCAGCGATGGCGCGGTCGCCGATTTTGGGGGCGATTTCATCGTCACCAAACAAAGCAAAGGCCGTTGGTCATTGGCGGTTACCGGACAGACGAACGACACCGGCACGCTACTGGTGTCGCCTGTCGGCGGCGGGCCCAATAACGCGGACAACATTGTGACCTACGAGTGGAATGAATCCGCAGGCGTCTGGTTCATCGAATGCCGCGACGGCGACTTTCCGATTGTCGGCCTCGACGATGGCGCCACTGCGGACGAGATCATGTTCAACTTCGCTTTCGTCTCCAAGGAGTCGGCCTCCCCCATCGTGCAGCCGCCCAAGCTCGACCTGCTCGCGGCGCGGGAAACGCGCGCCAACACCGACAGCCTGATTGGCAACGGCATCGACACGGCCAGCGGCGCGCTCATTCGCGGCGTCGAGCTGATCCGGATCGAAGGCGTGCGCCCCATCACTTTTGAGATCGATTACAACTCCCTGCTGACAAGCATCGACGGCCCCGTTGGCCCCAGTTGGAGTCACAATTTCCAAGCCCGCCTTTACGGCACCAACGGCGGCGAGATCACCGTTTTCTGGAACCAGCATCGCTACTCCAGCTTTGAGTATTTGGACACGCCGGAGCACGGGCTCACCTACCGCGGGCTCGATGAAGACGTCCGCTACGCCAGCCTGGTCGCGCGCACGCCCGACAGCGAATACCCGGACTCGTTCTGGATCCTGACCACGCAGGAAGGCGACGCCTATCACTTTGGGGCAGACGGTCGGCTGGTGCTGGTGGCAAATGTCATCGGCCAACCCATCGAGCTTACTTACAATGACGCCGACCAGCTGACCCGGCTGACTGATCCCTACACCGAAGCCTACATCAGCCTCGGCTATAACAGTGACGACCGCATCGCCATCATCGCGGACGAGCTGGGGCGGCAGGTCATCCTGCAATACAACGACGCCGGTAATTTGATCACCGTGCCTGCAGCTGTCATGCTCGAGTCCAAGGTCTGGGGCGATTCGTTTCCCGCGACGCCGATTCCGGACAACAACGCCACCGGCATCAGCGTGCCGATCGAAGTCACCGACGGCGGTTACGTGAGCGGCCTGACCTTCGACGCCCTGGAAATACAGCACAGCGATCCTGACCAATTGGACGTTTACTTGACCACACCCAGCGGCCGGGAAATCACCCTGCCGCTAACGCTGACGCCGCCGGACACGATCAACATGGCCGGACTGTCCTTCACCCAAATGCCCGAAGAAGACCGCATGGGCGACTGGACGCTGCACCTGATTGACAACGAGTCCGGGCTCACGGGCTCACTCCGAGCCTACGAACTTTCCTTCTATAGTTCGCGGCGCGCCGTAACGTATATTTACGACAGCGAGAACCGCATCATCCAGGCCATCGACACGCTCGGCGATCAACTCTTCGCCGCCGAGTATGATGCGCAGGGCCGTATCATTCGGCAGGCCGATGGCCGCCCCGAAACACCGGATGTCACAGTGGCCTACCACGCCATCGCCGTGAGCGACGATATCGAAACGGTTTACACCGACGCCTTGGGCAACGACTGGCGCTTCGTCCACGATGCGGAGCAGCACCTGCTTGCGGTGAGAAATCCACTCGGCGGAACAGGATTCTTCACTTACGACGAAAACGGCAACCGGCTCACCGCGACCGACGCCAACGACCACACGACGACCTTTACCTACACCGACCGCGGCGACATCGCGTCGATGGAGGACCCGCTGGGCCACACGACGACCTTTACCTATGGCGATCAGCACGACCTGCTGACCATCACCGATGCGCTCGACCGCACCACGACGTTTGCCCGCGAGGATGGCCGCCTGACCTCCGTCACCGATGACCTGGATTTCGTCGCCACCAAACAGTATTACAGCAACGGCCAAGTCTCCCGATACTCCAGCGCTGACGGGGCGAGCATTGACTACGGCCTCGACAGCAAGGAGCGCGTGAGCACGGCCACGAACCCGCGCAACGGCGAAATTGGCCTGCCCTACTCCGACCAGCAAACCAGCTACGACCTGGCCGGCCGCCCGATTACGCAGATCGACTTTGGCGGCAACATCACCACCATCGAGTACACGCCGACCGATGAAGTGCGTTCGCAAACCGACCCCGATCTGAACACCTCCCGCAACGACTACGACTACCGCGGGCGCCTGATGCGGAGCATCAACAACCTGAACGCCACCACCACCTACAGCTACGATGGCAACGGCAACATCATCGCCTCTACCAACGCCATCGGCGAAGTCACAACCTTTGGCTACGACCACGACGACCGCCTGACCAGCATCACCAATGCGCGCGGCTCGACGATCACGTATACTTACGATGCGCTGGGCCGCTTAACAAAAACCACGGACCCGCTCGGGCGCACCGACGAAACGGTTTACGACGCGGTGGACAACATCATTGCGCGCTACGATCCCTCGGGCACGCGCATGCTTTACATTGATTACGATGCGCGCGATTTACCCGTGCGTATGGAGGACGCGCTCGGCCACGTGATCACCGCCGAGTACGACGCAGTCATGCGGAAAGTGAGCACGACTGATGAACTCGGCCGCACGACTACGTTTGCCTACGACGCGCTGGACCGCTTGGTCTCGGTGACCGATCCTCAAGGCCGCACGGGAACCAACACCTACTACCGCGACGACATGCTCGACACGGTAACGCACCCGGTTCATCGGCGGAATACATCTTCACGCGCGACAAGGCGAACAACGTCATCTACATCGTCGATCCCCTGA
- a CDS encoding RHS repeat domain-containing protein yields MKARIDAVDQVRTKRTYDVLGRVATYTNYREEDGATVGETLIYAYDQAGNLSRLIYPDGADVRYAYDAADRLIKVTDWADRETDITWNNQDRVESIDFPNGVQRNIRYDAAGNIIYREDLASDDSVIVAFAYSYDAAGRLQSEHTAPEPTTLPPTTATYSYDERNRLVSYNGGSVQSDPQGNLQRAVNVPSLNPSGAIVQFNNRGRLTQTASYAFTYNEEDRLIGWQPVGSAESQQTNFFVNPEAGMSQVLLQTGPSQSKRYVYGLGLFYEEDANTSDIKVLHYDSRGSTVAISDNGGELVGQIAYSPYGEIIHRSGDTDTLFLYCGMFGVMTSPEGLNYMRYRWYSPELRRFLSQDSHFGSIRDLNTLNRYAYAGGNPAMMVDPEGEFWWIAGGAAAGAAVGLTVTFVTDLIDDGQINTPGEQYASAAIGGAVTGALLSTGAGLGTGAGFALAAFAGGAGAAAENLSYAGLTGTQVDGKQLAFQTITGAALGVVGHGAGKVVNKAGAKFYAKSFGSTNRFIKFANSLARPDKISRRLAVSSYSNLVKRSAKKEAIQGALAVFKKLPGAVLSGIQSPGGLSSQPITIIQDGGQRGSGAFNIRSEALGALSLNQSRQYGEYIHYNFYLEAVQLTSQPVPVNPTHTLSGF; encoded by the coding sequence GTGAAGGCCAGGATTGACGCCGTTGACCAGGTGCGCACCAAGCGCACTTACGACGTCCTTGGCCGCGTCGCCACCTACACCAATTACCGTGAGGAAGATGGCGCCACGGTCGGCGAGACGCTCATTTATGCCTACGATCAGGCGGGCAATCTGTCGCGCCTGATTTACCCTGACGGCGCGGATGTGCGCTACGCTTACGACGCCGCCGACCGCCTGATCAAAGTCACCGACTGGGCTGACCGCGAGACCGACATCACCTGGAACAATCAGGACCGCGTCGAGAGCATCGATTTCCCCAACGGCGTCCAGCGCAACATCCGCTACGATGCGGCGGGGAACATCATCTATCGTGAAGACCTGGCCAGCGATGATTCAGTCATCGTGGCCTTTGCCTATAGCTACGACGCCGCCGGGCGCCTGCAATCGGAGCACACTGCGCCGGAACCCACGACCCTCCCTCCGACCACCGCGACCTATAGCTACGATGAGCGCAACCGCCTCGTCAGCTACAATGGCGGCTCGGTGCAATCGGACCCCCAGGGCAATTTGCAGCGCGCCGTCAACGTCCCCTCACTCAACCCCAGCGGGGCGATAGTGCAGTTTAACAATCGTGGACGCTTAACCCAAACGGCCAGCTATGCATTTACCTACAATGAAGAAGACCGGCTCATCGGCTGGCAACCAGTCGGCAGCGCGGAGTCTCAGCAAACGAATTTCTTCGTGAATCCCGAGGCGGGCATGAGCCAGGTCTTGCTGCAGACGGGGCCCAGCCAGTCCAAACGTTACGTCTATGGCCTTGGACTTTTCTACGAGGAAGACGCCAACACCAGCGACATTAAGGTGCTCCATTACGACAGCCGCGGCAGCACGGTGGCGATCAGCGATAACGGCGGGGAACTCGTTGGGCAGATCGCCTACTCGCCCTATGGCGAGATCATCCACCGCAGCGGCGACACGGACACGCTCTTTTTGTATTGCGGCATGTTCGGCGTAATGACGTCGCCCGAGGGCCTCAACTACATGCGCTACCGTTGGTATTCGCCGGAGCTGCGCCGGTTCCTCAGCCAGGACAGCCACTTTGGCTCGATTCGCGATCTGAATACGCTCAATCGTTACGCCTATGCGGGCGGCAACCCGGCAATGATGGTCGATCCGGAAGGCGAGTTTTGGTGGATCGCAGGCGGCGCAGCGGCTGGTGCGGCAGTCGGGCTCACCGTTACCTTCGTGACCGACCTGATCGACGACGGGCAGATCAATACGCCGGGCGAGCAATACGCCTCCGCGGCGATTGGCGGAGCCGTCACTGGCGCGCTCTTATCCACGGGCGCCGGGCTGGGCACGGGGGCGGGATTCGCCTTGGCGGCCTTTGCCGGAGGCGCGGGTGCGGCAGCGGAAAACTTGTCCTACGCCGGGCTGACCGGCACGCAAGTTGACGGCAAGCAGCTTGCCTTTCAAACCATCACAGGAGCAGCGTTGGGCGTCGTTGGCCATGGCGCGGGAAAGGTCGTCAATAAGGCGGGCGCCAAGTTTTACGCCAAGAGTTTTGGCAGCACGAATCGCTTTATCAAGTTCGCGAACTCCCTCGCCCGCCCCGACAAAATCTCCCGTCGCTTAGCGGTGAGCAGCTACAGCAACCTCGTGAAACGCAGTGCGAAGAAAGAAGCCATTCAGGGCGCACTTGCGGTGTTCAAGAAACTGCCGGGCGCAGTGCTCTCGGGCATCCAAAGCCCGGGCGGCCTGTCCAGCCAGCCAATCACCATCATTCAGGATGGCGGGCAGCGCGGCTCCGGCGCGTTCAACATCCGCAGCGAAGCCCTCGGCGCATTGAGCCTGAATCAATCGCGGCAATATGGAGAATACATCCACTACAACTTTTACCTGGAAGCGGTGCAGTTAACCAGCCAACCCGTGCCCGTCAACCCCACCCACACGCTATCCGGATTTTAA
- a CDS encoding fibronectin type III domain-containing protein gives MRLRLTALIGICGFAQFASGVTHVYDDANRLTQTIREDGAATLFVYDDANNLLAVTNINVPSAPQNFSATLGSTTSATLVWEDTSNSETGYYVERRNARNYEWALIAALPANSTTYTDSPLDPNETYVYRVYAVGAPQGDTAIMSAYSVEAAAAGAASEVFTIRSFQKIGDRLELSFTAEAGTTYSLQSSLTLQEESWALATFSLTPSGDSNSSNLSGVSGPVVIYVDMPEGSQQFYRLLRQ, from the coding sequence ATGCGCCTTCGCCTCACAGCTTTGATCGGCATCTGCGGCTTCGCCCAATTCGCGAGCGGCGTGACCCACGTCTATGACGACGCCAACCGCCTGACGCAAACGATTCGCGAAGATGGCGCCGCCACGCTTTTCGTTTACGACGATGCGAACAACCTGCTTGCGGTGACGAACATCAACGTGCCCAGCGCGCCGCAGAATTTCTCCGCGACGCTGGGCAGCACCACGTCCGCCACGCTGGTCTGGGAGGACACGTCGAACAGCGAAACGGGCTACTACGTCGAGCGCCGCAATGCCCGCAATTATGAATGGGCGCTGATCGCGGCGCTTCCCGCCAACTCCACCACCTACACCGACAGCCCCCTCGATCCGAACGAAACCTACGTCTACCGCGTTTACGCTGTGGGCGCCCCGCAAGGCGACACGGCAATCATGTCGGCCTACTCAGTCGAAGCCGCAGCCGCCGGAGCGGCGAGCGAAGTCTTCACGATCCGCTCCTTCCAAAAGATCGGCGACCGGCTGGAGTTAAGCTTCACTGCTGAAGCGGGAACCACCTATTCCTTGCAATCCAGCCTCACGCTCCAAGAGGAGTCCTGGGCTTTGGCGACCTTCTCCCTGACGCCATCTGGCGATTCCAACAGCAGCAACCTCAGCGGCGTCAGCGGCCCGGTGGTCATCTACGTCGACATGCCCGAGGGCAGCCAACAGTTCTACCGCCTGCTGCGGCAGTAG